A region of Burkholderiales bacterium JOSHI_001 DNA encodes the following proteins:
- a CDS encoding PEP-CTERM putative exosortase interaction domain-containing protein (TIGRFAM: PEP-CTERM putative exosortase interaction domain) encodes MACKGIALGLTTLALALHLGAARAEPAQNFVFDTSAPREVLTVDPTGVVDMLQDASAFAFFSDGSSAQASFTVSGDNISRLAVAQTAQFVLGSQSDVTRDVGKPVEWFITNTDRDRTLVGFAIDGRGQGNGHAAFDINFGPSLSAEGTPGSAGGGTLLMDFTGRTFITGSLTTTYSQPLGVAGAAPVGDLFAHVNVALAFTTGPLNGGLPPPTQLSGVFSTMKFRSDIDAVAYVSAVPEPVPTALLLAGLVALAWRRRFS; translated from the coding sequence ATGGCCTGCAAAGGCATTGCACTGGGCTTGACCACGCTGGCGCTCGCGCTGCACCTGGGAGCGGCCCGTGCCGAACCAGCGCAGAACTTCGTCTTCGACACCAGCGCGCCGCGCGAGGTGTTGACGGTGGACCCAACCGGCGTGGTGGACATGCTGCAGGACGCCAGCGCCTTCGCCTTCTTCAGCGACGGCAGTTCGGCCCAGGCCAGCTTCACCGTGTCCGGCGACAACATCAGCCGCCTGGCCGTGGCGCAGACCGCGCAATTCGTGCTGGGCAGCCAGTCGGACGTCACGCGTGACGTGGGCAAGCCGGTGGAATGGTTCATCACCAACACCGACCGCGACCGCACGCTGGTGGGCTTCGCCATCGACGGCCGCGGCCAGGGCAACGGCCACGCCGCTTTTGACATCAATTTCGGTCCCAGCTTGTCGGCCGAGGGCACGCCCGGCAGCGCCGGCGGCGGCACGCTGCTGATGGACTTCACCGGCCGGACCTTCATCACCGGCAGCCTCACCACCACCTACAGCCAACCACTGGGGGTGGCCGGCGCCGCACCGGTGGGGGATCTGTTCGCCCACGTGAACGTGGCCCTGGCCTTCACCACCGGGCCGTTGAACGGGGGCCTGCCGCCCCCGACCCAGCTCAGCGGCGTGTTCAGCACCATGAAGTTCAGGAGCGACATCGACGCGGTGGCCTATGTCAGCGCGGTGCCCGAGCCTGTCCCGACCGCACTGTTGCTGGCCGGGTTGGTGGCGCTGGCATGGCGCCGCCGCTTTTCCTGA
- a CDS encoding ABC-type sugar transport system, periplasmic component: MKLRHSALAFAAAFALTGQVWAGEAEAKKWIDAEFQPSTLSKDQQMAEMKWFIEAAKKLQAKGVKEISVVSETITTHEYESKTLAKAFTEITGITVKHDLIQEGDVVEKLQTSMQSGKSIYDGWISDSDLIGTHWRYGKIMNLTDYMAGAGKEFTNPGLDIKDFIGTSFTTAPDGKLYQLPDQQFANLYWFRADLFERKDLKDKFKAKYGYDLGVPLNWSAYEDIAEFFTNDVKTIDGKPVYGHMDYGKKDPSLGWRFTDAWLSMAGTADKGIPNGLPVDEWGIRTDDKKCAPVGASVSRGGATNSPAAVYALTKYVDWMKKYAPKEATGMTFGEAGPVPAQGQIAQQIFWYTAFTADMTKPGLPVVNADGTPKWRMAPGPNGPYWKQGMQNGYQDVGSWTFFKGHDANKTAAAWLYAQFITAKTTSLKKTIVGLTPIRESDIQSKAMTDMAPKLGGLVEFYRSPARVAWTPTGTNVPDYPKLAQLWWKNVAVAVTGEKTPQQAMDNLAEEMDQVLARLERAGMATCAPKLNKKEDPKKWLSDKGAPWAKLANEKPKGETIAYQTLLDAWKAGKVR, encoded by the coding sequence ATGAAGTTGCGTCATTCCGCGCTGGCCTTTGCGGCCGCGTTCGCGCTCACCGGCCAGGTCTGGGCCGGCGAGGCCGAGGCCAAGAAGTGGATCGATGCTGAGTTCCAGCCCAGCACGCTGAGCAAGGACCAGCAGATGGCCGAGATGAAGTGGTTCATCGAAGCCGCCAAGAAGCTGCAGGCCAAGGGCGTGAAGGAGATCTCGGTGGTGTCCGAGACCATCACCACGCACGAGTACGAGAGCAAGACGCTCGCCAAGGCCTTCACCGAAATCACCGGCATCACGGTCAAGCACGACCTGATCCAGGAAGGTGACGTGGTCGAGAAGCTGCAGACCAGCATGCAGTCGGGCAAGAGCATTTATGACGGCTGGATCAGCGACTCCGACCTGATCGGCACGCACTGGCGCTACGGCAAGATCATGAACCTGACCGACTACATGGCCGGCGCGGGCAAGGAGTTCACCAACCCCGGGCTGGACATCAAGGACTTCATCGGCACCAGCTTCACCACCGCGCCGGACGGCAAGCTGTACCAGCTGCCCGACCAGCAGTTCGCCAACCTGTACTGGTTCCGTGCCGACCTGTTCGAGCGCAAGGACCTGAAGGACAAGTTCAAGGCCAAGTACGGCTACGACCTGGGCGTGCCGCTGAACTGGAGCGCCTACGAAGACATTGCCGAGTTCTTCACCAACGACGTGAAGACCATCGACGGCAAGCCCGTCTATGGCCACATGGACTACGGCAAGAAGGACCCCAGCCTGGGCTGGCGCTTCACCGACGCCTGGCTGTCCATGGCCGGCACCGCCGACAAGGGCATCCCGAACGGCCTGCCGGTGGACGAATGGGGCATCCGCACCGACGACAAGAAGTGCGCGCCGGTGGGCGCCAGCGTCTCGCGCGGCGGCGCCACCAACTCGCCGGCGGCCGTGTATGCGCTGACCAAGTATGTGGACTGGATGAAGAAGTACGCGCCCAAGGAAGCCACCGGCATGACCTTCGGTGAAGCCGGCCCGGTGCCTGCACAAGGCCAGATCGCGCAGCAGATCTTCTGGTACACCGCCTTCACCGCCGACATGACCAAGCCGGGCCTGCCGGTGGTCAACGCCGACGGCACCCCGAAGTGGCGCATGGCCCCCGGCCCCAATGGCCCGTACTGGAAGCAGGGCATGCAGAACGGCTACCAGGACGTGGGCAGCTGGACCTTCTTCAAGGGCCACGATGCCAACAAGACCGCCGCGGCCTGGCTGTACGCCCAGTTCATCACGGCCAAGACCACGTCCTTGAAGAAGACCATCGTCGGCCTGACGCCCATCCGCGAGAGCGACATCCAGAGCAAGGCCATGACCGACATGGCACCCAAGCTGGGCGGCCTGGTGGAGTTCTACCGCAGCCCGGCCCGCGTGGCCTGGACGCCCACCGGCACCAATGTGCCCGACTACCCCAAGCTGGCCCAGCTGTGGTGGAAGAACGTGGCCGTGGCGGTGACGGGTGAAAAGACCCCGCAGCAGGCCATGGACAACCTGGCCGAAGAAATGGACCAGGTGCTGGCCCGGCTGGAGCGCGCTGGCATGGCCACCTGCGCGCCCAAGCTGAACAAGAAGGAAGACCCGAAGAAGTGGCTGTCCGACAAGGGCGCGCCGTGGGCCAAGCTGGCCAACGAGAAGCCCAAGGGCGAGACCATCGCCTACCAGACCCTGCTGGACGCCTGGAAGGCGGGCAAGGTGCGCTGA
- a CDS encoding RND family efflux transporter, MFP subunit (PFAM: HlyD family secretion protein~TIGRFAM: RND family efflux transporter, MFP subunit), translating to MPSNHDPAPQRICRNWVLPATVALAALAGCGKSAPPAAGGPGGGGMPPMPATLLAVQPTTVPVAIEAVATLEGVREVEVRARVGGTLVQQLYTEGAPVATGAAMFRIDRAPLQIAVDAARAAVAQAEARAEQARRESGRLATLLAERAISQREADDAASTLKTSQAALLAARAQQRDAELNLGYTMVVAPTAGVAQRAQRSVGALVAPTSDGGLLTTIVQVDPIRVRFALNEAEAAQLRQARAPKVRLLDANGVPLPGAGRLDFTGQVMDRTLGTVPMRAELPNPGGRLLPGQFVRAQIITGEQEAFLVPQAAVQSGDNGRFVWVMGADGKAAPKPVQAGPWAGKDWVIRSGLAAGDKVIVDNLIKMRPGAAVVPAPPPGASGAAPAASAASGAR from the coding sequence GTGCCTTCAAACCACGACCCGGCGCCGCAGCGCATTTGCCGCAACTGGGTGCTGCCCGCCACGGTGGCGCTGGCAGCCCTGGCCGGCTGCGGCAAGTCGGCGCCACCGGCCGCCGGCGGCCCGGGCGGCGGCGGCATGCCGCCGATGCCGGCGACGTTGCTGGCGGTGCAGCCCACGACGGTGCCCGTGGCCATCGAGGCCGTGGCCACGTTGGAAGGGGTGCGTGAGGTGGAGGTGCGCGCCCGCGTGGGCGGCACCCTGGTTCAACAGCTCTACACCGAAGGCGCGCCGGTGGCCACCGGGGCGGCGATGTTCCGCATCGACCGCGCGCCGCTGCAGATTGCGGTGGACGCCGCGCGCGCTGCGGTGGCCCAGGCCGAAGCCCGGGCCGAGCAGGCGCGGCGCGAAAGCGGCCGCCTGGCCACGCTGCTGGCCGAACGCGCCATCAGCCAGCGTGAAGCCGACGACGCCGCCAGCACCCTGAAAACCAGCCAGGCGGCCCTGCTGGCCGCCCGCGCGCAGCAGCGCGACGCCGAGCTGAACCTGGGCTACACGATGGTGGTGGCCCCCACGGCCGGCGTGGCCCAGCGCGCCCAGCGCAGCGTGGGCGCCCTGGTGGCGCCCACCAGCGACGGCGGGCTGCTCACCACCATCGTGCAGGTGGACCCGATCCGCGTGCGCTTCGCCTTGAACGAGGCCGAAGCCGCGCAGCTGCGCCAGGCCCGAGCGCCCAAGGTGCGGCTGCTGGACGCCAACGGCGTGCCCCTGCCCGGCGCCGGCCGGCTGGACTTCACCGGCCAGGTGATGGACCGCACGCTGGGCACCGTGCCCATGCGCGCCGAACTGCCCAACCCGGGTGGGCGGCTGCTGCCGGGGCAGTTCGTGCGGGCGCAGATCATCACCGGCGAGCAAGAGGCCTTCCTGGTGCCGCAGGCCGCGGTGCAAAGCGGCGACAACGGCCGCTTCGTCTGGGTGATGGGTGCCGACGGCAAGGCGGCGCCGAAACCGGTGCAGGCCGGGCCCTGGGCAGGCAAGGACTGGGTGATCCGCTCCGGCCTGGCCGCGGGCGACAAGGTGATCGTGGACAACCTCATCAAGATGCGGCCGGGCGCGGCGGTGGTACCCGCTCCGCCGCCCGGGGCTTCCGGCGCAGCGCCTGCTGCATCCGCTGCGTCAGGGGCGCGCTGA
- a CDS encoding hypothetical protein (TIGRFAM: PEP-CTERM putative exosortase interaction domain): MHTDRTGRRGVRLGFAAALSWLLVFSPGGAQAQAGFYSGAYAQVGDHGCDGADSQGFNPFGGCTPGTFGLIHATALAHGLNGPANFDTATADLAQGRLSVVSQFPLGAGNTAFAGANFLDTITVVGHLPEPAHIVVSLTIDSTVTGPPDSNTIDPITAQLLDAGGLQTYYRRQVPSGNCGPTLSDGALCDQGYGHFVRTLTHTETVDATNRSFQVAATLTGGGNFLLVDGSATLSFALPAGLSFTSASGVFPAVPEPATWASLLCGLALLRLLSSSSNRCGPRRQA; the protein is encoded by the coding sequence ATGCACACCGACAGGACGGGGCGCCGTGGCGTTCGACTGGGATTCGCGGCAGCACTCTCATGGCTGCTGGTCTTCAGCCCCGGTGGGGCCCAGGCCCAGGCCGGCTTCTACTCCGGCGCCTATGCCCAGGTGGGCGACCACGGTTGCGACGGCGCCGACAGCCAAGGCTTCAATCCCTTTGGCGGCTGCACGCCTGGCACCTTCGGGCTGATTCACGCCACCGCCCTGGCCCACGGGCTGAACGGGCCTGCCAACTTCGACACCGCCACAGCCGACCTGGCCCAAGGCCGGCTCAGCGTCGTATCGCAGTTTCCCCTCGGCGCAGGCAACACCGCCTTTGCCGGCGCCAACTTCCTGGACACCATCACTGTGGTCGGCCATCTTCCCGAGCCGGCCCACATCGTCGTCTCACTGACCATCGATTCGACGGTCACCGGGCCGCCGGATTCCAACACCATCGACCCCATCACCGCCCAGCTTCTCGACGCCGGCGGGCTGCAAACCTACTACCGCCGCCAGGTACCCAGTGGCAACTGCGGCCCGACGCTGTCCGATGGTGCGTTGTGCGATCAGGGCTACGGCCATTTCGTGCGCACCCTCACCCACACAGAAACCGTGGATGCCACGAACCGCAGCTTCCAGGTCGCCGCCACGCTCACCGGCGGCGGCAACTTCCTGCTGGTTGACGGCAGCGCGACGCTGTCGTTCGCCCTGCCAGCCGGCCTGAGCTTCACCTCGGCCTCGGGCGTGTTCCCGGCCGTGCCCGAGCCCGCGACCTGGGCCAGTTTGCTGTGCGGCCTGGCGCTGCTGCGCCTGCTGAGCTCTTCATCGAATCGGTGCGGCCCAAGGCGCCAGGCCTGA
- a CDS encoding efflux transporter, outer membrane factor lipoprotein, NodT family (PFAM: Outer membrane efflux protein~TIGRFAM: efflux transporter, outer membrane factor (OMF) lipoprotein, NodT family) → MKRLHTRALALAVAAALAACAQPQPPKTPANTLPARFAASDASASAVLSTRWWTLYDEPALDALVQQALDSNLDLRAAAARVDETAVAVGLARAAQWPTLDASAAFTRSRSSALNGTPSLPGGPESSTHRVGLSTSFEIDLWGRLRNATQAAQEQLLAAEYARDAVRLATVGALVQAWWSVRALDAQQALLAQQRQMRQDSLDLVAKRVRGGVASGLDAAQAESAVATLDVQQAELQRQRALLVNGIGLLAGQPDLSVPVDRRVLPVPVTVPAGLPSELLTRRPDVQQAEAAMRASFAQFDVVKKSAWPTLSLTGSLGLQSQDLTDLLKSGARTWSLGPSLLVSLFDAGRNAARADEARARAEQAAIAWQRASQVAFREVADALANAQGLNTQEQHLLRQQRAAQEALRIANRRYENGYSGFLDVLESQRSALDADLGLLRLRQQRMDASVALVKALGGGWEAPAR, encoded by the coding sequence ATGAAGCGCCTTCACACCCGGGCCCTGGCGCTGGCCGTGGCCGCTGCACTGGCGGCCTGCGCCCAGCCCCAGCCCCCCAAGACACCGGCCAACACCCTGCCGGCGCGATTTGCCGCCAGCGACGCCAGCGCCAGTGCGGTGCTGTCCACCCGCTGGTGGACCCTGTACGACGAACCCGCACTGGATGCGCTGGTGCAGCAGGCTTTGGACAGCAACCTGGACCTGCGTGCCGCCGCCGCGCGCGTGGACGAAACCGCGGTGGCCGTGGGCCTGGCGCGCGCCGCGCAGTGGCCCACGCTGGACGCCAGCGCGGCGTTCACGCGCTCGCGCAGCAGCGCGCTCAACGGCACACCCTCGCTGCCCGGAGGACCCGAATCCAGCACCCACCGCGTGGGCCTGTCCACCAGCTTCGAGATCGACCTGTGGGGGCGCCTGCGCAACGCCACCCAGGCCGCGCAGGAACAGTTGCTGGCGGCCGAATACGCCCGCGATGCGGTGCGCCTGGCCACGGTGGGCGCGTTGGTGCAGGCCTGGTGGAGCGTGCGCGCGCTGGACGCGCAGCAGGCCCTGCTGGCGCAGCAGCGGCAGATGCGCCAGGACAGCCTGGACCTGGTGGCCAAGCGGGTGCGCGGCGGCGTGGCGTCCGGGCTGGACGCAGCCCAGGCCGAAAGCGCGGTGGCCACGCTGGACGTGCAGCAGGCCGAGCTGCAACGCCAGCGCGCGCTGCTGGTGAACGGCATCGGCCTGTTGGCCGGCCAGCCCGACCTGAGCGTGCCGGTGGACCGCCGTGTCCTGCCGGTGCCGGTGACGGTGCCGGCCGGCCTGCCGTCCGAGTTGCTGACCCGCCGGCCCGATGTGCAGCAGGCCGAAGCGGCGATGCGCGCCAGCTTCGCCCAGTTCGACGTGGTGAAGAAAAGCGCCTGGCCCACGCTCAGCCTGACCGGCAGCCTCGGGCTGCAAAGCCAGGACCTGACCGACCTGCTGAAAAGCGGCGCCCGCACCTGGTCGTTGGGACCGTCGTTGCTGGTCAGCCTGTTCGATGCCGGCCGCAATGCGGCGCGCGCCGACGAAGCCCGCGCGCGGGCCGAACAGGCCGCCATCGCCTGGCAGCGCGCCAGCCAGGTGGCCTTCCGCGAGGTGGCCGACGCGCTGGCGAATGCCCAGGGCCTGAACACGCAGGAGCAGCACCTGCTGCGCCAGCAGCGGGCTGCGCAGGAGGCGCTGCGCATTGCCAACCGGCGCTACGAGAACGGCTACTCGGGCTTCCTGGACGTGCTGGAGTCACAGCGCAGCGCGCTGGACGCCGACCTGGGCCTGCTGCGCCTGCGCCAGCAGCGCATGGACGCCAGCGTGGCGCTGGTGAAGGCGCTGGGTGGGGGCTGGGAAGCGCCGGCGCGTTGA
- a CDS encoding hydrophobe/amphiphile efflux-1 (HAE1) family transporter (PFAM: AcrB/AcrD/AcrF family~TIGRFAM: The (Largely Gram-negative Bacterial) Hydrophobe/Amphiphile Efflux-1 (HAE1) Family), whose protein sequence is MSRFFIERPVFATVLALILVIAGLVSAVTLPVAQYPEIAPPTVTITAAYPGASAETLARTVAAPIEEQLSGVENLLYFNSSSASNGQTVITATFEVGTDIDKATFNINNRVQLATPRLPDEVRRNGVQVAKRSSNFLLVVALNSPDNSRDTLYLSNYGTQNVLDELKRVQGAADVFIFGARDYSMRLWLKPDRMAALGITTADIGAAVAQQNAQFAAGKIGAAPSLPGQQLEYTVTARGRLVQPEEFGNIVLRSAGPAGVLRLKDVARIELGAQSYDQTNSVNGQPAIALAVLLASGANALDVAAAVKQRMVELKRDRFPPGVDYLIPYDTTLFVSASIKEVLTTIVEAALIVLLVVFVFLQTWRATLIPMLAVPVSLIGTFAGLKLFGFSINTLTLFAMVLAIGIVVDDAIVVLENVERLIREENMQPLPAAIEAMREVQGAVIGIVLVLAAVFIPVAFLGGIAGQLYRQFAVTVTVAVVLSGVVALTLTPALCALLLKPGHETPAGGLFKPFNRAFGWVTRRFLGAVNLALAHRVVALLFFVGVLGGVGLLLARIPSSFVPPEDQGFIIAAAQLPDGATLERTDATTTRLRLMLKDNPAISNIFIVNGFDLIGGGSKSSAATIFMPMKPWEQRQQTSMQLAQQVSGMGFMALPDGIAFAFNPPPIQGLGQAGGFEVYVQGRNDADPKRLYEVTQAFMGALAARPELTPPNTFYRPTVPQLRVDVDREKAMALGVPVADVFAALQAQMGSLYVNDFNLAGRTYRVTMQADAPFRAKPDDLGRLYVRSTTSGQMLPLSALITVTDIVGPEQIERYNRYIAAKIFGNAKPGFSSGEAIAAVEQVARDTLPPGYAIEWTGQAFQEKRSGSASIFAFGFALVMVYLILAALYERWGVPLAVLLAVPFALLGALGFVFLRGMENDIYFQIGLVVLIGLAAKNAILIAEFAMQGMEAGKTAMEAAAEAARLRFRPIVMTSLAFVFGVVPLVLATGAGAAARQSMGTGVFGGMIVATFVAPVFIPLFFSLLARKARPSHGHPPPTLHPGGGDA, encoded by the coding sequence ATGTCACGCTTCTTCATCGAACGTCCGGTCTTCGCCACCGTGCTGGCGCTGATCCTGGTGATCGCCGGGCTGGTGTCGGCGGTCACCCTGCCGGTGGCCCAGTACCCCGAGATCGCGCCGCCCACGGTCACCATCACCGCGGCCTACCCCGGCGCGTCGGCCGAGACCCTGGCCCGCACCGTGGCCGCGCCCATCGAGGAACAGCTCTCGGGCGTGGAGAACCTGCTGTACTTCAACAGCAGCTCGGCCAGCAACGGCCAGACCGTCATCACCGCCACCTTCGAAGTCGGCACCGACATCGACAAGGCCACCTTCAACATCAACAACCGGGTGCAGCTGGCCACGCCGCGCCTGCCCGACGAAGTGCGGCGCAACGGCGTGCAGGTGGCCAAGCGCAGCAGCAACTTCCTGCTGGTGGTGGCGCTGAATTCACCCGACAACAGCCGCGACACGCTTTACCTCAGCAACTACGGCACCCAGAACGTGCTGGACGAACTCAAGCGCGTGCAGGGCGCGGCCGACGTGTTCATCTTCGGCGCGCGCGACTATTCCATGCGCCTGTGGCTCAAGCCCGACCGCATGGCCGCGCTCGGCATCACCACCGCCGACATCGGGGCCGCGGTGGCGCAGCAGAACGCGCAGTTCGCGGCCGGCAAGATCGGCGCCGCGCCCTCGCTGCCCGGCCAGCAACTGGAATACACCGTCACCGCGCGCGGGCGCCTGGTGCAGCCGGAAGAGTTCGGCAACATCGTGCTGCGCAGCGCCGGCCCGGCGGGGGTGCTGCGGCTGAAGGACGTGGCCCGCATCGAGCTGGGCGCGCAAAGCTACGACCAGACCAACAGCGTGAACGGCCAGCCGGCCATCGCCCTGGCGGTGCTGCTGGCCAGTGGCGCCAATGCGCTGGACGTGGCTGCGGCGGTGAAGCAGCGCATGGTGGAGCTGAAGCGCGACCGTTTCCCGCCCGGTGTGGACTACCTGATTCCCTACGACACCACGCTGTTCGTCAGCGCCAGCATCAAGGAGGTGCTCACAACCATCGTCGAAGCGGCGCTGATCGTGCTGCTGGTGGTGTTCGTGTTCCTGCAGACCTGGCGCGCCACGCTCATTCCCATGCTGGCGGTGCCGGTCAGCCTGATCGGCACCTTCGCCGGGCTGAAGCTGTTCGGCTTTTCGATCAACACGCTGACGCTGTTTGCCATGGTGCTGGCCATCGGCATCGTGGTGGACGACGCCATCGTGGTGCTGGAAAACGTGGAACGCCTGATCCGCGAGGAGAACATGCAGCCCCTGCCTGCGGCCATCGAGGCCATGCGCGAGGTGCAGGGCGCGGTGATCGGCATCGTGCTGGTGCTGGCGGCGGTGTTCATCCCGGTGGCCTTCCTGGGCGGCATCGCGGGGCAGTTGTACCGACAGTTCGCGGTGACAGTGACCGTGGCGGTGGTGCTGTCCGGCGTGGTGGCGCTGACGCTGACGCCCGCGCTGTGCGCGCTGCTCTTGAAGCCCGGCCACGAAACCCCGGCCGGCGGGCTGTTCAAGCCCTTCAACCGGGCCTTCGGCTGGGTGACGCGTCGATTCCTGGGCGCGGTGAACCTGGCGCTGGCGCACCGGGTGGTGGCTTTGCTCTTTTTCGTCGGCGTGCTGGGCGGTGTGGGCTTGCTGCTCGCGCGCATTCCCAGCAGCTTCGTGCCGCCGGAGGACCAGGGCTTCATCATCGCCGCGGCGCAGCTGCCCGACGGCGCCACGCTGGAACGCACCGACGCCACCACCACGCGGCTGCGTTTGATGCTGAAGGACAACCCGGCCATCAGCAACATCTTCATCGTCAATGGCTTCGACCTCATCGGCGGCGGCAGCAAGAGCAGCGCGGCCACCATCTTCATGCCGATGAAGCCCTGGGAACAGCGCCAGCAGACCTCCATGCAACTGGCCCAGCAGGTCAGCGGCATGGGCTTCATGGCCCTGCCCGACGGCATTGCCTTCGCCTTCAACCCGCCGCCCATCCAGGGCCTGGGCCAGGCCGGGGGCTTCGAGGTGTACGTGCAGGGCCGCAACGACGCCGACCCCAAGCGCCTGTACGAAGTGACCCAGGCCTTCATGGGCGCGCTGGCCGCGCGGCCCGAACTGACGCCGCCCAACACCTTCTACCGCCCCACCGTGCCGCAGTTGCGCGTGGACGTGGACCGCGAAAAGGCCATGGCGCTCGGCGTGCCGGTGGCCGATGTGTTCGCGGCCCTGCAGGCGCAGATGGGCTCGCTGTACGTGAACGACTTCAACCTGGCCGGGCGCACCTACCGCGTCACCATGCAGGCCGACGCGCCCTTCCGCGCCAAGCCCGACGACCTGGGGCGGCTGTACGTGCGCTCCACCACCAGCGGGCAGATGCTGCCGCTCTCCGCGCTGATCACGGTCACTGACATCGTGGGCCCGGAGCAGATCGAGCGCTACAACCGCTACATCGCGGCCAAGATCTTCGGCAATGCCAAGCCGGGCTTCAGCTCGGGCGAGGCCATCGCCGCGGTGGAGCAGGTGGCGCGCGACACCCTGCCGCCGGGTTACGCCATCGAGTGGACCGGCCAGGCCTTCCAGGAAAAGCGCAGCGGCAGCGCCAGCATCTTTGCCTTCGGCTTTGCGCTGGTGATGGTCTACCTGATCCTGGCCGCGCTGTATGAACGCTGGGGCGTGCCGCTGGCGGTGCTGCTGGCGGTGCCGTTTGCGCTGCTGGGGGCGCTGGGCTTCGTGTTCCTGCGTGGCATGGAAAACGACATCTACTTCCAGATCGGCCTGGTGGTGCTGATCGGCCTGGCCGCGAAGAACGCCATCCTGATCGCGGAATTCGCGATGCAGGGCATGGAAGCTGGCAAGACCGCGATGGAGGCCGCGGCCGAAGCGGCGCGGCTGCGCTTCCGTCCCATCGTGATGACTTCTCTGGCCTTTGTCTTCGGCGTGGTGCCCTTGGTGCTGGCCACCGGCGCGGGCGCCGCAGCCCGGCAGAGCATGGGCACTGGCGTGTTCGGCGGCATGATCGTGGCCACCTTTGTGGCCCCGGTGTTCATCCCGCTGTTCTTCAGCCTGCTGGCGCGCAAGGCCCGGCCGTCGCACGGCCACCCGCCGCCCACGCTGCACCCGGGCGGAGGTGACGCATGA
- a CDS encoding putative small integral membrane protein (PFAM: Predicted small integral membrane protein (DUF2160)) has translation MFDWMVWTTPVAVFFSCIALMLVGMTVWEIKSPTVMRKGFLPIATTRGDRLFIGLLSAAYINLAFVGVSGKLGEWLHLEGDPSVWISFIVSMAVLALIMRKG, from the coding sequence ATGTTCGATTGGATGGTGTGGACCACCCCCGTCGCGGTGTTCTTCTCGTGCATCGCGCTGATGCTGGTGGGCATGACGGTGTGGGAAATCAAGAGCCCCACGGTCATGCGCAAGGGCTTCCTGCCCATCGCCACCACGCGCGGCGACCGCCTCTTCATCGGCTTGCTGAGCGCGGCCTACATCAACCTGGCCTTCGTGGGCGTGTCGGGCAAGTTGGGGGAGTGGCTGCACCTGGAGGGCGACCCCAGCGTGTGGATCAGCTTCATCGTGTCGATGGCGGTGCTGGCCCTGATCATGCGCAAGGGCTAG
- a CDS encoding DMT(drug/metabolite transporter) superfamily permease (PFAM: EamA-like transporter family): MVAGTLFALAAGLMWGLVFIGPLLLSDYPAAMQSFGRYLAFGLIALPLAVLDRRGLAQLTRADWSEALKLALVGNVIYYLFLASAIQRAGGPLPTMIIGTLPVVIAISSNIRDAQRDGRLPWLKLLPSLALIATGIACVNQVEVAHLRADAHADAQAYATGALLAVGAVVCWTWYPIRNADWLRAHAERSPRTWATAQGVATLPLALLGFAGFWVYSSSSGSPFPMPLGPRPWHYLGLMFAIGLFASWLGTLCWNEASQRLPTTLTGQLIVFETLSALAYAFALRGRAPDPLTLAGIALLVAGVIWALRIKPQSVPGEPAAH; the protein is encoded by the coding sequence ATGGTCGCCGGCACCCTCTTCGCACTGGCCGCCGGGCTGATGTGGGGGCTGGTGTTCATCGGCCCGCTGCTCTTGTCCGACTACCCGGCCGCAATGCAGTCCTTCGGGCGCTACCTGGCATTCGGACTGATCGCCTTGCCGTTGGCCGTGCTGGACCGGCGCGGCCTGGCGCAACTCACGCGCGCCGACTGGAGCGAGGCGCTGAAGCTGGCCCTGGTGGGCAACGTCATCTACTACCTGTTCCTGGCCAGTGCCATCCAGCGCGCGGGCGGGCCGCTGCCCACCATGATCATCGGCACCCTGCCGGTGGTCATCGCCATCAGTTCCAACATTCGCGACGCCCAACGCGACGGCCGCCTGCCGTGGCTGAAGCTGCTGCCGTCGCTGGCGCTCATTGCCACGGGCATCGCCTGCGTGAACCAGGTGGAGGTGGCGCATCTGCGCGCCGATGCCCACGCCGACGCGCAGGCCTACGCCACAGGCGCATTGCTGGCCGTGGGCGCCGTGGTGTGCTGGACCTGGTACCCCATCCGAAATGCCGACTGGCTGCGCGCGCATGCCGAGCGCAGTCCGCGCACCTGGGCCACCGCCCAGGGCGTGGCCACCCTGCCGCTGGCGCTGCTGGGCTTCGCGGGCTTCTGGGTTTACAGCAGTTCGAGCGGCAGCCCCTTTCCCATGCCGCTGGGGCCGCGTCCATGGCACTACCTGGGCTTGATGTTCGCCATCGGCCTGTTTGCCAGCTGGCTGGGCACGCTGTGCTGGAACGAAGCCAGCCAGCGCCTGCCCACCACCCTGACCGGTCAGTTGATCGTGTTCGAAACCCTCAGTGCCCTGGCCTACGCCTTCGCGCTGCGCGGCCGCGCGCCGGATCCACTGACTCTGGCCGGCATCGCCCTGCTGGTGGCGGGTGTGATCTGGGCCTTGCGCATCAAGCCGCAGTCGGTGCCGGGCGAGCCTGCGGCCCATTGA